In Sphaeramia orbicularis chromosome 5, fSphaOr1.1, whole genome shotgun sequence, a genomic segment contains:
- the slc6a11b gene encoding sodium- and chloride-dependent GABA transporter 3, translating to MTAEKSGPVINGKPEDGKDPEGSSSSIDNGDYNERGHWNNKIEFVLSVAGEIIGLGNVWRFPYLCYKNGGGAFFVPYVIFFVCCGIPVFFLETALGQFTSEGGITCWRKICPLFEGIGYATQVIEAHLNVYYIVILAWAIFYLFNCFTTELPWAGCGHYWNTEYCVDYYGENATNITNPNASSPVIEFWERRVLKISDGIEHMGGVRWELAMCLALAWFICYFCIWKGPKSTGKVVYVTATFPYFMLLILLIRGVTLPGAYDGIKFYLYPDISRLSDPQVWVDAGTQIFFSYAICLGCLTALGSYNAYNNNCYRDCIMLCCLNSGTSFVAGFAIFSVLGFMAYEQNVPIEAVAESGPGLAFIAYPKAVTMMPLSPLWACLFFMMLIFLGLDSQFVCVESLVTAVVDMYPETFRRGYRRELLILGMSVVSFFIGLIMCTEGGMYVFQLFDAYAASGMCLLFVAIFESICIGWVYGSDRFYMNIEDMIGYKPVFFIKWCWMILTPGICAGIFLFFLIKYKPLKYNNVYTYPDWGYGIGWFMAMSSMVCIPLGIIWMIWKTPGTFAERMKKLTTPSPDLKMRGKHAALSPYAANDAKMKVDGKISTISEKETHF from the exons ATGACAGCTGAGAAGAGCGGGCCCGTTATAAACGGTAAACCAGAGGATGGCAAAGACCCGGAAGGGTCCAGCTCCAGCATAGACAACGGGGACTACAATGAGAGAGGCCATTGGAACAACAAGATCGAGTTTGTCCTGTCTGTGGCTGGAGAGATTATTGGTTTGGGAAACGTTTGGAGGTTTCCTTACCTCTGCTACAAGAATGGAGGAG gtgcgtTCTTCGTTCCATATGTCATCTTCTTCGTGTGCTGCGGTATCCCTGTGTTTTTCCTGGAGactgctctgggtcagttcaccAGTGAGGGAGGCATCACCTGCTGGAGGAAGATCTGTCCGCTGTTCGAGG GCATTGGTTATGCAACACAGGTAATTGAAGCTCATCTAAACGTGTACTATATAGTGATCCTAGCCTGGGCCATCTTCTACCTCTTCAACTGCTTCACCACTGAGCTGCCGTGGGCTGGCTGTGGGCACTACTGGAATACAG AATACTGCGTTGACTACTACGGAGAAAATGCCACCAACATCACAAACCCCAATGCATCTTCTCCAGTCATCGAGTTCTGGGA ACGCAGAGTACTGAAGATATCAGATGGTATCGAGCACATGGGGGGAGTGCGCTGGGAGCTGGCCATGTGTCTGGCCTTGGCCTGGTTCATCTGCTACTTCTGCATCTGGAAGGGGCCCAAGTCAACTGGCAAG GTTGTGTACGTGACAGCTACATTTCCGTACTTTATGCTGTTGATTCTGCTAATCAGAGGAGTAACGCTGCCTGGAGCGTATGATGGCATCAAGTTCTACCTCTACCCAGACATCTCACGCCTCTCTGACCCTCAG GTATGGGTTGATGCTGGAACCCAAATCTTCTTCTCCTACGCCATCTGCTTGGGTTGTCTCACTGCTCTTGGAAGTTACAATGCCTACAACAATAACTGCTATAG GGACTGCATCATGCTGTGTTGTCTGAACAGCGGCACCAGCTTTGTAGCAGGTTTTGCCATCTTCTCTGTGCTTGGATTTATGGCCTATGAACAAAATGTTCCCATTGAGGCTGTGGCAGAATCTG GTCCTGGTCTTGCATTTATTGCGTACCCCAAGGCTGTAACCATGATGCCTCTGTCTCCACTTTGGGCTTGCCTCTTCTTCATGATGCTCATCTTCCTCGGCTTGGACAGTCAG TTCGTGTGTGTAGAGAGTTTAGTGACAGCTGTGGTGGACATGTACCCAGAGACCTTCAGGAGAGGCTATCGCAGAGAGCTGCTGATCCTCGGCATGTCTGTGGTGTCCTTCTTCATAGGACTCATCATGTGTACGGAG GGAGGGATGTACGTCTTCCAGCTCTTTGATGCATACGCAGCCAGTGGgatgtgtttgctgtttgtggcCATATTCGAGTCCATATGTATTGGCTGGGTGTACG GTAGTGATAGATTCTACATGAATATTGAGGACATGATTGGATATAAACCTGTCTTCTTCATCAAATGGTGCTGGATGATCCTGACCCCGGGCATCTGTGCT GGAATATTCCTGTTCTTCCTGATTAAATACAAACCGCTGAAGTACAACAACGTATACACCTACCCTGACTGGGGCTATGGTATCGGCTGGTTCATGGCCATGTCTTCAATGGTCTGCATCCCTCTGGGGATTATCTGGATGATCTGGAAGACTCCTGGCACCTTTGCTGAG AGAATGAAGAAGTTGACGACTCCCAGCCCAGATCTGAAAATGAGAGGGAAACACGCCGCTCTCAGTCCTTATGCTGCCAACGACGCAAAAATGAAGGTTGATGGGAAAATATCCACCATCTCAGAGAAGGAGACGCATTTCTAA